In Elusimicrobium sp., the genomic stretch CACTTCGTAAGAAGTGCCTTATCAAATGGTGGACCGGAAGGGACTCGAACCCCTGACCTCCTGCGTGTAAAGCAGGCGCTCTACCAACTAAGCTACCGATCCGTCTACATTTATTATAGCAAATAAATTTTCAGCGCGCAAAATTTTCTTTTTCGCGGGGCAATTTATTCCGTGTAATTCTATTCTTCCACTTTGGGGGTGGTGCGTGCCCACTCGTCGGCTTCCGGCCCCCATTTATCTTTTACGGCTTGCGGAATTCTAAAAATGATAGCGGTGCATTTGGCCGAAACAGTGCCGTCCGGCAAGACAATTTCGGCTTCCACTTGTGCGCGAGATCCGCCGTCGCGGAGTACGCGGCCTACCGCTTTTAACGGAGTGTTGGTGGGGGTGTTGTGTTTGTACACCACTTCCATTTTAAGCGTAACCATTAAGCGTTCAAAGTTGTTATCAAGCATAATGGCGCGGCCGGAGGTTTCGTCCAAAATCGTGGCGATAATTCCGCCGTGTACCGTGCCGGGATAGGAACAATAATTATCGCCTAAAGTAAACTCGGTTTCCACCTGTTTTTCATCGTAGTTATTATACCACTCCAATTTAAGTCCAAAGGGGTTATTCCGCCCGCAGGCAAAACATTGTAGAGAAGTGGGTTGACGAAGTTTCTTCATAAATTCTCCTTATAAAAATATTATACTTTTTTGCTACACTTAACTTATGAAGAAATTTGAAACCGAATTTAAGTGGGACGCTTCTGCCCCGTACGCATTTGCACGCATGTTGGGGGCTATGCGAAAAGTGGCGGATAAACAATGCGTTTCCGCTCCCGATTACCTGCAAATAAAAGATGTATATTTAGATGCTCCCGACGGAAGACTGCAAAAAGAAAAAATTGCCTTACGCGTGCGGAACACAAACGGAACTTTTGAAATTACATACAAGACCCGCACGGAAGTGCTGAACGGAAAAGCTATCCGCCGCGAAGAAACTTTGCCTTTGCCCAATGTGAAAAGTTTATCGGGTGCCCTTCATTTCTTAAAAGAAAAAAAAGCGTGGGAAGGAATCTTGCTTACCGATTTATTGCCTTTATTTTCTATTTCAAATCGTCGTGTGGTACGCTTGATTAAGTGGCAGGGGAGTGCGTTGGAATTATCATTTGATAGATGCGTAATTCGCGCCGCCGACCGGCAAACCAAGTTAAAAGAAATCGAACTGGAATTGAAAAGAGGCCCGACGGAAAAACTGGAAGAATTTGCCTCTCAAATTATGAGATTAAGCGGGTTGCCTTTTTCCAAAAAATCAAAAGTAAAAACGGCCACGGCTCTACTCAACGGAGGGGAAAAATGAACGCAATTTTTGCACTTTTTTTTAGTTTGCTTGCTCCGGGGGCAGGCCATGTGTTTGTGGGAAATTTTACGGAAGGCATTTGCATCGGGTTACTTTTTGCTTTGTGGAAAAGTGCTGTTTTGCCGCTGGGGATTCGGGTCTTGCGCATTACGGAATTGGAAAAACTGTTGAAGTATTTTTATGTGTGTAACTGGCTGTATATTTTGCTGGTTTGTTATGCGGTTTTTTCCGCTTTTTGGCGCGGCTTTTGGTGCGAAGACGGACACTTTTTGTACGCTTTTTTGTTTGCAATTTGTTTAATTGTTACATATAAAAATACATTTAATCGCGTAATTTTTACAATGCTTTGCGGACGCACCGGAATTTACGATATGGTACGCAGTTCCAGGAATATTCCGTCGGGAGAAAAAGAAAAATAATTTTTTAGACGGGGAAAAATGGACTTGATTTTTTTCAAAAAATTATTTTACGACGAGAAATTTGTTGCAATATAAAATGATTTGTGGTATTATTTTTATGAGGTTAAAACTAATTGTCTCAGGAGAGCAAAAATGGCTGTGAAAAAAACCGTGAAAAAAGTAGCCGCCAAAAAACCGGCCGCTAAAAAAGTAGCCGTAAAAAAGGCTGCCGTGAAACCGGCGAAAAAAGCGTGTGCCAAAAAAGCCTGCGCCAAAAAAACCGTGAAAAAAGTGGCTGTTAAAAAAGCCGCTGTAAAACCGGCAAAAAAAGCCTGTGCCAAAAAAGCCTGCGCTAAAAAAACTTGTGCTAAAAAAGTAGCCGCCAAAAAACCGGCCGCTAAAAAAGTAGCCGTAAAAAAAGCTGCCGTTAAAACCACTAAAAAAGTGGCTGCCAAAAAACCGGCCGCTAAAAAACCGGCTAAAAAAGTAGCCAAGAAAAAATAAGAAAGTTTTAGACAAAAAACCCCGCTCAATCGAGCGGGGTTTTTTGTTGGATAAGGCAAGTTAGTCAATCTTGTAGAACTTGGCGATAATGTCCCAGGCTTCTTCGGCCGTTTCCACAATTTGGCACGATTCGGCTTCTTCGGGAGAAATGACCCCGTAAGAGGACAAGGCTTTAATGTTTACAACATCGTTCCAAAATTCTTTGCCGACAAGCACTATCGGAATTTCCTGTTTTTTGCCCGTTTTAACCAAGGTTAAAATTTCAAACAGTTCATCAAACGTACCAAATCCGCCAGGGAGCACCACAAATGCTTTGGAGCGCATCACCAGGTGGAGTTTGCGGATAGCAAAATAATGGAACAGGAACGACAAATTTTTGGTTAAGTATTTGTTGGGGTGTTGTTCGTGCGGGAGGGTAATGTTGAACCCGATACTTCTGCCGCCGTTTTCGAAAGCACCGCGGTTGGCCGCTTCCATAAGGCCGGGGCCGCCGCCCGTTACAATGGCAAAGCGGTCGCCTGCTTTTTCTACTACCAATTTGGCGAATTTGCGGCCTTCTTCGTAGTATTTGCTTAAGCGCAAAAGGCCTTTGGCTTCATATAAACGATTTTGTAAATTTTTATCGTCGGGATTTTGGGCCAAAGCGGCTTCGGCATCGGCCACTTTCTTTTT encodes the following:
- a CDS encoding PaaI family thioesterase, which encodes MKKLRQPTSLQCFACGRNNPFGLKLEWYNNYDEKQVETEFTLGDNYCSYPGTVHGGIIATILDETSGRAIMLDNNFERLMVTLKMEVVYKHNTPTNTPLKAVGRVLRDGGSRAQVEAEIVLPDGTVSAKCTAIIFRIPQAVKDKWGPEADEWARTTPKVEE
- a CDS encoding histone is translated as MAVKKTVKKVAAKKPAAKKVAVKKAAVKPAKKACAKKACAKKTVKKVAVKKAAVKPAKKACAKKACAKKTCAKKVAAKKPAAKKVAVKKAAVKTTKKVAAKKPAAKKPAKKVAKKK
- a CDS encoding TIGR00730 family Rossman fold protein, coding for MTKDYKDIDVDPSYIKAYEDIPLLKKDIMRPIRMELEVMKPEIYLRHFNVNETIVCFGSARVREEEEAKKKVADAEAALAQNPDDKNLQNRLYEAKGLLRLSKYYEEGRKFAKLVVEKAGDRFAIVTGGGPGLMEAANRGAFENGGRSIGFNITLPHEQHPNKYLTKNLSFLFHYFAIRKLHLVMRSKAFVVLPGGFGTFDELFEILTLVKTGKKQEIPIVLVGKEFWNDVVNIKALSSYGVISPEEAESCQIVETAEEAWDIIAKFYKID
- a CDS encoding CYTH domain-containing protein, which codes for MKKFETEFKWDASAPYAFARMLGAMRKVADKQCVSAPDYLQIKDVYLDAPDGRLQKEKIALRVRNTNGTFEITYKTRTEVLNGKAIRREETLPLPNVKSLSGALHFLKEKKAWEGILLTDLLPLFSISNRRVVRLIKWQGSALELSFDRCVIRAADRQTKLKEIELELKRGPTEKLEEFASQIMRLSGLPFSKKSKVKTATALLNGGEK